A single window of Rubripirellula lacrimiformis DNA harbors:
- a CDS encoding DUF4465 domain-containing protein yields MKFHMCLMACLAFATTATADTVTFEGLLTSPDSFYNGEPALPGWTAGEVFFNNEKSTAFEYWEGWSYSNVIDVATPGFENQYASAAGGGSNGSGGTVGGQTYAVAFENGAYFNLPEMTVVRSADVTNATYAKLSMENGDGFAKKFGGDTGNDPDFFTVTFEGFSQVDKAGTSTGTVELALADFRFADNAQDFILSSWQNLDLTGLGSARSVALSFASSDVGSFGVNTPKYLALDNLTIVAVPEPSTGLAIAGLAIGGWVLRRRQQRDQQRQQRDSHQAGTNKGTATKPNRPPPKRATHFPVPRSSLSKRATHKLESVGSGGVLIFDVV; encoded by the coding sequence ATGAAATTTCATATGTGCCTGATGGCCTGCCTGGCCTTCGCCACAACTGCAACCGCCGACACCGTCACCTTCGAAGGTCTGCTAACCAGCCCGGACTCGTTTTACAACGGTGAACCTGCTCTCCCAGGTTGGACCGCGGGTGAGGTGTTTTTCAATAATGAGAAATCGACTGCTTTCGAGTACTGGGAAGGGTGGAGCTATTCCAATGTTATCGATGTAGCGACTCCTGGTTTTGAGAACCAATATGCATCGGCCGCAGGGGGCGGATCGAATGGATCGGGCGGCACCGTGGGGGGGCAAACCTATGCTGTCGCTTTTGAAAATGGTGCTTACTTCAATCTTCCCGAAATGACCGTGGTTCGTTCGGCGGATGTCACCAATGCGACTTATGCGAAATTGTCGATGGAAAACGGCGATGGTTTTGCCAAAAAATTTGGCGGCGATACCGGAAACGATCCCGACTTTTTTACCGTCACCTTCGAAGGATTTTCGCAGGTCGACAAGGCGGGTACGTCCACCGGAACGGTCGAGTTAGCGTTGGCTGATTTTCGGTTCGCGGACAACGCCCAGGACTTTATCTTATCGTCCTGGCAGAACTTAGATTTGACCGGACTTGGCAGTGCCCGTTCAGTAGCTCTTTCATTTGCGTCGTCGGATGTCGGCAGTTTCGGGGTCAACACACCGAAGTATCTGGCCTTGGACAATTTGACGATCGTCGCGGTGCCTGAACCTTCGACCGGACTAGCAATCGCCGGACTGGCGATCGGCGGATGGGTACTTCGTCGCCGCCAACAAAGGGACCAACAAAGGCAACAAAGGGACAGCCACCAGGCCGGGACCAACAAAGGGACAGCCACCAAGCCTAATCGGCCGCCTCCCAAAAGGGCCACCCACTTTCCGGTTCCCAGAAGTTCCCTCTCAAAAAGGGCCACCCACAAACTGGAATCCGTTGGGAGTGGGGGCGTCCTGATTTTCGACGTTGTTTAG
- a CDS encoding PTS sugar transporter subunit IIA has product MKFLFQSISEGSCLLNLEARNMEEIVESAVNFLVQTGRLPEQQRQMVSDGILQRERAVPTVIGHACAVPHFYDEAISGSSLVFVRLKNAVNLGAPDGIATRYIFLMIGSMDQTTQHLDTLSSIARLMSDNVFHFETTYATSQQDVLDAIERHINRTVLAAPPRPREVPAGLRAGGWPFAGLISDIRRRLPHYIDDFKSGFQVKSIASIVFMFFACLAPAVTFGGLMGLETGGSIGAPEMLMSTAFCGLVYALFAGQPLIILGGIGPLLVFTIILYELCGDMGYGDQFLGVYGWVGLWTALMTMLLAVFNVSNMMRFFTRFTDEIFSVLMSLIYIYKAIQALFFEFRADEAVSHEKALLALVLAVGTFYIAMTLASIRTSRYLLPWIREFLADFGPSIALVCMIAVAWTLGDASTLETLTVSGGDSQAASGSIFVNLGAVPTWIKFAAALPAALATVLVFLSQNITVRLLNSPENKLTKGDTYHLDLAVVGGLIGFCSLFGWPWMVAATVRTLAHMRALASVEEVASGGDKRQEIIHVQENRVTGVAIHALIAGTLLALPLLEYVPMAALYGIFLFMGFASLRGIQFIERLGYLFMDSALYPINHYTRRVPTRTIHLFTLVQLVALVVLCIVNVIPYGPIQIMFPVFIVLLVPLRSLLNRFFKRDHLAFLDADEVPAEENSHWV; this is encoded by the coding sequence GTGAAATTTCTTTTTCAATCGATCTCCGAGGGCAGCTGCCTGCTGAACCTCGAAGCGCGCAACATGGAAGAGATCGTCGAGTCGGCGGTGAACTTTCTGGTCCAAACCGGACGACTGCCTGAACAGCAACGGCAGATGGTGTCCGACGGGATCCTACAGCGCGAACGCGCGGTCCCCACCGTGATCGGTCACGCCTGTGCAGTCCCCCATTTCTATGACGAAGCGATTAGCGGATCGTCATTGGTGTTCGTCCGACTTAAGAACGCCGTCAACCTGGGTGCCCCCGACGGCATCGCGACGCGTTACATCTTTTTGATGATCGGGTCGATGGATCAGACGACCCAGCATTTGGATACGCTTTCGTCGATCGCGCGATTGATGTCGGATAACGTTTTCCACTTTGAAACGACCTATGCGACGTCTCAGCAGGACGTGCTGGATGCAATCGAACGGCATATCAATCGCACAGTGTTGGCAGCGCCGCCGCGACCGCGTGAAGTGCCTGCGGGTCTGCGTGCCGGTGGGTGGCCGTTTGCGGGATTGATCTCCGATATCCGTCGTCGGCTGCCACATTACATCGACGATTTCAAATCCGGATTCCAAGTCAAATCGATCGCGTCGATCGTTTTTATGTTCTTTGCCTGTCTGGCACCGGCGGTGACTTTCGGCGGACTGATGGGGCTGGAAACGGGCGGTTCGATCGGCGCCCCCGAGATGCTGATGTCGACGGCGTTCTGTGGGCTCGTTTACGCGTTGTTCGCGGGTCAACCGTTGATCATTTTGGGCGGTATCGGACCGCTGCTGGTCTTCACGATCATCCTGTACGAACTTTGCGGGGACATGGGATATGGCGACCAGTTCCTGGGCGTTTACGGATGGGTCGGTCTATGGACGGCGCTGATGACGATGCTGTTGGCGGTGTTCAACGTCAGCAACATGATGCGATTCTTTACGCGGTTCACCGACGAGATTTTCTCGGTCTTGATGTCGTTGATTTATATCTACAAAGCCATCCAAGCTTTGTTTTTCGAGTTCCGCGCCGACGAAGCGGTGTCGCACGAAAAGGCTCTGTTGGCACTGGTTCTGGCCGTCGGCACTTTCTACATCGCCATGACGCTAGCCAGCATTCGCACCAGCCGCTATCTGCTGCCTTGGATCCGAGAGTTCCTGGCGGACTTTGGGCCTTCGATCGCGTTGGTGTGCATGATCGCAGTCGCGTGGACATTGGGTGACGCGTCGACATTAGAAACATTGACGGTCAGCGGTGGGGACTCACAAGCCGCTAGCGGATCGATCTTCGTAAATTTGGGCGCCGTCCCGACATGGATCAAGTTTGCAGCGGCGTTGCCGGCGGCGTTGGCAACCGTGTTGGTTTTTCTATCGCAGAACATCACCGTCCGATTGCTCAACAGCCCCGAAAACAAGCTGACCAAGGGTGACACGTATCACCTGGACCTAGCGGTTGTCGGCGGGCTGATCGGTTTCTGTTCACTCTTTGGTTGGCCATGGATGGTTGCAGCGACCGTTCGCACGCTAGCTCATATGCGAGCACTAGCATCGGTGGAGGAAGTCGCTAGCGGTGGCGACAAGCGGCAAGAGATCATTCATGTGCAAGAGAACCGAGTGACGGGTGTTGCCATTCATGCGTTGATCGCAGGCACGCTGTTGGCGCTGCCGCTCCTGGAATACGTCCCGATGGCGGCCCTGTACGGGATCTTTTTGTTCATGGGTTTTGCGTCGTTACGTGGCATCCAGTTTATCGAACGACTGGGTTACCTGTTCATGGACTCGGCGCTCTACCCGATCAATCACTACACCCGCCGAGTGCCGACGCGAACCATCCACCTATTCACACTGGTGCAACTGGTCGCCCTCGTCGTGCTGTGCATCGTCAACGTGATCCCGTACGGTCCGATCCAGATCATGTTCCCCGTCTTCATCGTCCTGCTAGTGCCACTGCGATCTCTGCTAAACCGGTTCTTCAAACGCGACCACCTAGCATTCCTAGACGCCGACGAGGTCCCCGCCGAAGAAAACTCACACTGGGTCTAA
- a CDS encoding NAD-dependent epimerase/dehydratase family protein, with protein sequence MKIGLTGATGFLGRSISKHMFAAGHQVVAWRRPDTERPLWESPNDPTNPSAIRWIEGRLGDRDAADQLAAESDVIIHAGLKRSGASFVDAPDDPVEYFQSNVIGSLQLIEAAAAAKVQKFVFVSSGTVHDRILPGDSIDETHPLWPSSLYGAYKASVETIVHAYGFSGKLNVCTLRPTAIYGVADPVESSKWYAIIRDIVAGRSVDASGGSKSVHVDDVATAIDTLIQTDETVAGETFLCSDRLISTHEVATIARRLSGSDSAITGTAKQSKHEIDTAKIRRLGVTFSGTSLLESTIQQLVDHIRLGTSR encoded by the coding sequence ATGAAAATAGGACTGACCGGCGCCACCGGATTCTTGGGCCGATCGATTTCGAAACACATGTTCGCTGCTGGGCATCAAGTCGTCGCATGGCGGCGTCCGGATACCGAGCGTCCACTTTGGGAATCCCCCAACGACCCGACCAATCCGTCAGCCATCCGGTGGATCGAAGGCCGATTAGGCGACCGTGATGCAGCGGATCAACTGGCCGCCGAAAGCGATGTGATCATCCACGCGGGCCTGAAACGAAGTGGCGCATCGTTCGTCGATGCCCCCGACGATCCCGTGGAGTACTTCCAAAGCAATGTGATTGGATCGCTGCAATTGATCGAGGCGGCTGCCGCTGCAAAGGTCCAAAAATTTGTCTTTGTTTCGTCCGGCACCGTCCACGATCGCATCCTGCCAGGGGATTCGATTGATGAAACACATCCCTTGTGGCCATCGTCTCTGTACGGTGCCTACAAAGCATCGGTTGAAACGATCGTTCATGCCTATGGGTTTTCGGGCAAGCTGAACGTCTGCACTTTGCGTCCGACCGCTATCTACGGAGTCGCTGATCCCGTGGAATCGTCCAAGTGGTATGCGATCATCCGCGACATCGTTGCCGGCCGATCGGTGGACGCTAGCGGAGGCAGCAAGTCGGTGCACGTCGACGACGTTGCCACAGCGATCGACACTCTGATTCAGACCGACGAAACGGTTGCCGGCGAAACCTTTCTGTGCAGCGACCGCCTGATCAGCACTCACGAAGTGGCCACGATTGCCCGTCGACTCTCAGGCAGCGATTCCGCGATCACCGGGACTGCAAAACAATCCAAACACGAGATCGACACAGCCAAGATTCGCCGCTTGGGCGTGACGTTTTCAGGAACGTCGTTGTTGGAGTCCACGATCCAGCAACTGGTCGACCACATTCGCCTCGGCACGTCTCGATGA
- a CDS encoding Flp family type IVb pilin translates to MSLGKLQNTFFEFMVEEDAATAVEYAVMLALIIAVCMTSVTFLADATRDSFDSSGDAIAGAIGN, encoded by the coding sequence ATGTCTTTGGGCAAACTTCAAAACACCTTCTTCGAATTCATGGTCGAGGAAGACGCAGCGACCGCTGTCGAGTACGCCGTCATGCTGGCTCTGATCATCGCGGTCTGCATGACCTCCGTTACCTTTCTAGCGGACGCCACACGCGATAGTTTCGATTCGTCGGGTGACGCGATTGCCGGCGCAATTGGCAACTGA
- a CDS encoding transposase — protein sequence MPRLARGKVINPHEVQVVHCTQRCVRRAFLCGEDPLSGQSYEHRRGWIRDRLELLASVFAIDCLTFSIMHNHVHLVLRSRPDITAAWSDDEVARRWLRLFPKRRDKDGSPAEPSQPELDTILNQPDVLAERRQRLSDISWWMRCTSENIARRSNAEDDVTGHFWEGRFKAQVLLDEASLLACAAYVDLNPVRAAIAETPESSKYTGVKERIDDWKEQHDRRRLSMHQWERSRHRRHSGWISPVEIDERVDEPGPDLDESGRRASCKGFLKVSMPHYLELLDWTGRQLRADKIGSIPNHLRPILKRIGTDAPGWCDAVRRFGRIFKRAAGTPDSLASEASRRGQGWLCARENPLGISSP from the coding sequence ATGCCTCGCCTAGCCCGTGGTAAGGTGATTAATCCACACGAAGTGCAGGTGGTGCATTGCACCCAGCGGTGCGTCCGGCGTGCTTTTTTGTGTGGCGAAGATCCCCTCAGTGGCCAGTCCTATGAGCATCGCCGAGGCTGGATTCGCGACCGCCTAGAGTTATTGGCATCGGTATTTGCGATCGATTGCTTGACGTTTTCGATCATGCACAATCACGTTCACCTTGTGCTTCGAAGTCGGCCCGATATCACGGCAGCCTGGTCGGACGACGAGGTCGCTCGCCGGTGGTTACGTTTGTTCCCCAAACGGCGAGACAAGGATGGTTCGCCTGCTGAGCCAAGCCAGCCCGAACTGGACACGATTCTCAATCAACCGGACGTACTGGCGGAACGACGCCAGCGTCTATCTGACATCAGCTGGTGGATGCGTTGCACGTCCGAAAACATTGCTCGACGCAGCAACGCGGAGGACGATGTCACCGGCCACTTCTGGGAAGGTCGCTTCAAGGCACAAGTTCTACTGGACGAAGCAAGTTTGCTGGCATGCGCCGCCTACGTCGACTTGAACCCTGTCCGAGCAGCCATTGCCGAAACACCGGAGTCCAGCAAATACACCGGCGTCAAGGAACGGATCGATGACTGGAAAGAACAACACGATCGACGCCGACTGAGCATGCATCAGTGGGAACGAAGCCGTCACCGACGTCACAGCGGTTGGATCAGCCCGGTCGAGATCGACGAACGGGTGGATGAACCTGGACCAGACCTGGATGAATCGGGACGCCGGGCTAGCTGCAAGGGGTTCCTGAAAGTGTCAATGCCGCACTATCTAGAACTGCTGGATTGGACGGGCCGCCAACTGCGTGCGGACAAGATCGGCAGCATCCCAAATCATCTGCGACCGATTTTAAAGCGGATCGGCACGGATGCACCCGGATGGTGTGATGCGGTCCGGCGGTTTGGCCGCATCTTCAAACGTGCAGCCGGCACGCCTGATAGCCTCGCTAGCGAGGCATCTCGTCGCGGCCAGGGTTGGCTGTGCGCCCGAGAGAACCCGCTGGGCATCTCTTCGCCCTAA
- a CDS encoding DUF1559 domain-containing protein: protein MTGPKFAGEARGFTLVELLVVIAIIGVLVGLLLPAVQFARESARQTSCRNNQHQIGLALHAYHNMHRSLPIGCLGWRPWRGPMTKKNLAWSAFLLPFVEQQSLYQSIDFDLAFDHPDNAVAAATPVQTYLCPTAIPRGGPRGETSYGGLYGELMVDRRSDDGMFLYDRVIAFRDCLDGLSNTIATGEDMLGPDSEWINGGNVFVQSHPINDPTVWIGDNEIRSLHPAGAMVLFVDGSVHLLNQSIDEVLLGQLITRAGREVLTSEF, encoded by the coding sequence ATGACTGGACCGAAGTTTGCCGGAGAGGCACGCGGATTCACGTTGGTCGAACTTCTGGTGGTGATCGCAATCATCGGCGTTTTGGTCGGGTTGCTGTTGCCAGCGGTGCAGTTTGCTCGTGAATCCGCCCGGCAAACCAGTTGCCGCAACAACCAGCACCAAATCGGACTGGCTTTGCACGCCTATCACAACATGCATCGATCGCTGCCGATCGGGTGCCTGGGATGGCGCCCTTGGCGGGGACCGATGACGAAAAAAAATCTGGCCTGGTCCGCGTTCCTGTTGCCGTTCGTCGAACAGCAATCACTGTATCAGTCGATCGATTTTGATCTTGCCTTTGACCATCCCGACAACGCTGTGGCTGCGGCAACCCCGGTCCAGACCTATTTGTGCCCCACCGCGATCCCGCGTGGCGGACCCCGTGGCGAAACCAGCTATGGCGGTCTGTATGGGGAATTGATGGTCGACCGTCGCAGCGATGATGGCATGTTCCTGTATGACCGAGTGATCGCGTTTCGTGATTGCCTCGATGGGCTCTCCAACACCATCGCCACCGGCGAAGACATGTTGGGACCCGACAGTGAATGGATCAACGGTGGCAACGTGTTTGTGCAGTCGCATCCGATCAACGATCCAACCGTCTGGATCGGCGATAACGAAATTCGATCGCTGCATCCGGCCGGCGCGATGGTTTTGTTCGTCGATGGTTCCGTCCATCTGCTCAACCAATCGATCGACGAGGTGCTATTGGGCCAGTTGATCACGCGAGCCGGAAGAGAAGTCTTGACGTCTGAGTTCTAA